Proteins co-encoded in one Malus domestica chromosome 09, GDT2T_hap1 genomic window:
- the LOC103444210 gene encoding PHD finger protein MALE MEIOCYTE DEATH 1, with translation MSIPILEACKKKKRRPKIFGLQSFCDPGCPISLIGPFRDNIRFFLQECAQREDYTVRGMPIWCTLLVHDNRSLVVPLYTIEEDVKTSEEPFCDQCRCTGWSNHFVSKRKYHMIIPVDDEWHKPLDNGILDLPTHLLHGLIHCNGFAHLVCINGLEGGSKHLYGREIMDLWDRICTNLRTRKISVEDASKKRSMDLRLLHGVAYGHSWFGRWGYRFCHGSFGVTAHKYERAIEILSSLALERILQDFIDMDRCEELKQIIRYYRNLSETKLVTIKDLLRFMLTVKSSVPGQKKSLMGPAEVSSFIVKSATKATLQVKPSMKEKSAKCRKFSTILAHMDSRWPTRRLEFAADVIVNTLQEKKESGHGGMTRQDVRDAARLHIGDTGLLDYVLKSMNNVIVGNHIVCRAVNPATRILEYTVHDLADGVKVSEPGKEIVAQSFQSATLFPGVDVYNDVLYLYEHVLLGYPESELVDLATRAVLDAKHFVKECPFRDDEEQWLTFFCQLLPSSTDKEIEFKRGLPPGEVVVMPLHATIGELKRAAESALRDTYCITERFVVMGIEGLDEMDDMEVLFGVAESGAEVGVRGSGIDLDTPLRYEGGSDTWMVRCECGARDDDGERMVACDICEVWQHTRCCGIEDADTVPPLFVCSACCVSLVPPRIEPCLRFDCSDAFSICCRH, from the exons ATGTCAATCCCAATCCTTGAAGcttgcaagaagaagaagcgaagGCCAAAGATTTTCGGGTTGCAATCATTCTGCGATCCCGGTTGCCCGATCAGTCTCATTGGTCCGTTTCGCGATAACATTCGATTCTTCCTTCAAGAATGTGCCCAGCGTGAAGATTACACTGTGCGGGGAATGCCGATTTGGTGCACTCTTCTTGTGCACGACAATAGAAGCTTGGTTGTCCCTCTTTACACCATTGAAGAGGACGTCAAGACCTCTGAAGAACCCTTCTGTGACCAATGCCGATGCACAG GTTGGAGCAATCACTTTGTATCGAAGAGAAAGTACCATATGATAATCCCGGTGGACGATGAGTGGCATAAGCCTCTGGATAATGGTATCCTCGATCTTCCTACTCACCTCTTGCATGGCTTAATCCACTGTAATGGGTTTGCTCATTTGGTCTGCATCAATGGACTCGAAGGGGGTTCTAAGCATCTCTATGGCAGAGAGATCATGGATCTTTGGGACAGAATTTGCACTAATCTTCGAACCAG GAAAATCTCCGTTGAGGATGCCTCTAAGAAACGTTCAATGGATCTACGCCTTCTTCATGGTGTTGCTTATGGACATTCTTGGTTTGGTAGATGGGGTTACCGATTCTGCCATGGCAGTTTCGGTGTGACAGCACACAAATATGAACGAGCAATAGAGATTCTCAGCTCTTTAGCACTTGAAAGGATCCTTCAAGATTTTATTGACATGGACAGGTGCGAAGAACTGAAACAGATAATCCGCTACTacagaaatttgagtgaaacTAAATTGGTCACAATTAAAGATCTTCTCCGGTTTATGCTAACTGTCAAGTCCAGTGTTCCTGGACAGAAGAAGTCATTAATGGGTCCTGCTGAAGTTTCATCTTTCATTGtaaaatctgcaaccaaagCGACTCTCCAGGTCAAGCCCTCAATGAAGGAAAAGTCTGCAAAGTGCAGGAAGTTCAGTACTATTCTTGCTCACATGGATAGCAGATGGcctacaagaaggctagagttTGCAGCGGATGTGATTGTGAATACAttgcaagaaaagaaagagagtggTCATGGTGGGATGACCCGGCAAGATGTGCGAGATGCAGCTCGCTTACATATTGGAGATACTGGCCTTTTGGATTATGTGCTGAAATCAATGAATAATGTGATAGTTGGGAATCACATTGTGTGTCGTGCAGTGAACCCAGCAACTCGGATTTTGGAGTATACAGTTCATGATCTTGCAGATGGGGTTAAGGTCTCGGAACCTGGGAAAGAGATAGTTGCTCAGTCTTTTCAATCAGCAACTCTATTTCCTGGAGTTGATGTATACAATGATGTGCTTTATCTATATGAGCACGTGCTTTTGGGATACCCAGAATCAGAGCTAGTGGATTTGGCTACTCGAGCAGTATTGGACGCCAAGCACTTCGTGAAGGAATGTCCATTTAGGGATGATGAAGAGCAGTGGTTGACATTCTTTTGCCAACTCTTGCCCAGCTCGACTGATAAGGAAATCGAATTCAAGAGGGGGCTGCCGCCTGGTGAAGTAGTAGTTATGCCATTGCATGCAACAATTGGAGAGCTAAAGCGAGCAGCTGAGAGTGCACTGAGAGATACTTATTGTATCACAGAACGGTTTGTGGTCATGGGAATCGAAGGCTTGGATGAAATGGATGATATGGAAGTACTTTTTGGAGTAGCTGAATCGGGAGCAGAAGTTGGTGTGAGAGGAAGCGGAATAGATTTAGACACGCCACTGAGGTATGAAGGCGGATCAGACACTTGGATGGTGAGATGTGAGTGCGGAGCTAGAGATGATGACGGGGAGAGGATGGTGGCATGTGACATCTGTGAAGTGTGGCAACATACACGCTGCTGTGGAATTGAGGATGCTGACACTGTTCCACCGCTGTTTGTGTGCTCTGCCTGTTGTGTTTCGCTGGTGCCTCCTAGAATTGAACCCTGTCTCAGGTTCGACTGCTCTGATGCTTTTTCCATTTGCTGCAGACACTGA